The DNA region GCTTCATCGTCCTTGTTAGTAAAAATCTCGATAAGTCCGTTTCCTGTATCGAATAAAACTCCGTCAGGATCTGCTTCATCACCCCAGGTGCGATAGCTCATACCAAGAACTTCAGAATAAAAATGTAAAACTTCTTTGTACTGTCTTCCTTTGCTACACTTCAGCGAAACGTGATGTATTCCTTTAATCATATTCTTCTCCCGTTTTTTATTATTCAAACTAAAAAAATTATATCATAAATGACGGTGCTGCGCAATAAAAAAGGTTTTACTGATTGAATTTTTCGGGGTGGTTTGGTATAATAAGGTTAAGCAAGAGAGCAATACAGCCCTCTCTGCTAAATCGGAATTTAAGGGAGTGAGTTTATCTATGAATTCAATATGGAGCGATTATAAGGAAGAACTGATTGAGAAAGAATATCTTGAGGCAGAAGAAATCTTTATTGCTGTATTTTCAGAAGCATACAAACATACTACTCAGAATGCAAAGCTGTTTACAGATCTTTATAACTGGTATACCTGCGGTATAGAAGATGGTATGTATCAGTTTTTTGAGTTTGAATACAGGACTGTAGATTCTTTATCTGACTTAGGTAAAGTAATTCAAAAATACCTTGGAGTCATTGCTTATGGTTGTTTTCAAAAGTGTGTCACAGAGCTGATGCCGCTTGTATACAGTGATTCGCCTGATTCTGCCGCTATTGATGAGATTTCAGAATCTATGAATGTTTATTTTAAGGAAAATGAAAAAGCCCTGTTGCATGGAATAAAAAATTATCTGCTTGAAGAAGGAGATAAGATTGCAGAAGAAATAGGCTGGTAAATTCTGATTTAGCTTAGTAACTGAATACGCTCAAACACGGATAACTGTCCTCACACAGCAGACGGCTATCCGTTTCTTTAGTATGATCAATTGAAATAAGAGCAATTAGAGAAATCAGAAAGGAACTGTGACATAGTGTGTACATGGTTCTACACTGATTATAAGCATCTGTCAAAGGAGAAAATCTACCTGTGGTAAAACTTACTTATTCCGCTTATGACACCAGATGTTAACATAAAGTGGGATAAGTAAGTTTCTGTTATTATTATATTGAACGTCAATAATAATTTGATGCTCAATATAATATCGAAACAGCGGACCAGAAGCCCGTATGGAAAGACTCTTGGTTCAGGCGGCGGTGTGTGATCCCTGCATCATGGTACTACGAATGGGGCATATCGCCCTCTGAAATCGGCTACCGTAACGCAAATGAACAGCGGAACATCAAAAAAGAAAAGTATGCGATACAGCTGGAAGGAGCTGAAAGCAAGGCTATGATAATACTGATAACCGGAGCATCACACACAGGCAAAACGCTCCTTGCACAAAAGCTGCTCGAAAAATATCATTATCCGTATCTGTCGATAGACCACCTGAAAATGGGGCTTATCAGAAGCGGACAGACTGACCTGACGCCTTATGATGACGATAAGCTGACAGACTATCTCTGGTCGATTATAAAAGAAATGATAAAGACTGCGATTGAGAATAAGCAAAACCTGATTGTAGAAGGCTGCTATATTCCGTTTAACTGGAAAGACAGCTTTGATGAGGAGTATTTATCTCAAATCAAATATATATGCCTTGTGATGAGCGAATCGTACATTGATGACCATTTTTCCGACATTATAGGAAATGAAAATGTGATCGAAAAGAGATTGCCGAACGAGGACTTCACTATTCAGTTTGTGAAGCAGGAGAATGAGTATTATCTGAAAACCTGCACACAATACGGGCTTGACTACATTCTTATCGATACAGGCTATTTTGAAAATGTCCGTGCCGGAGTGGATAGAATAATGAAATAGGCAGATGCGGATTGGACAGGGAGAATTCATTATGAATGACTGGTTTACTGTTGAGGAGATCGACACAGAAACTTTTGCTATTAGTGAATATCAGCATTGGGAAGAAACGCATTGCTATTTGATATGCGGACAGGAAAAAGCCTTTCTGATCGACACCGGATCGGGAATCTCAAACATCAGGAGCGTTGCCCTTCGTTTGACTACGCTCCCCATTACAGTGCTTACCACGCACGTTCATTGGGATCATATTGGCGGGCATCAACATTTTGAGAGAATAGCCGTACACGAAGCTGAAAAAGATTGGATAACGGGCGGCTTTCCTCTTTCGCTGAAGGAAGTGAAGGAACAGCTTACAAGGATTCCTTGCAAATTTCCGAAGGATTTTAATATTGATGCATACAAAGTCTTTCAAGGTGAACCTAAAATCATCTTACAAGACGGTTACTGCTTCGATTTGGGTGGGCGAACAATTCAGGTAATACATACACCAGGGCACTCGCCCGGACACTGTTGCTTTTATGAGCCGAAGAGAAAGTATTTGTATTCAGGGGACTTGATCTACAAAGGCAGCCTTGATGCATTTTATCCAAGCACCGATCCTCAGCTTTTTCGTCAATCTGTAAAACGACTGATGGACTACAATATCAACAGAGTTTTTCCCGGTCACCACGAATTAGATATACCTGTTTCAATGATCAGTAAGATCGAAGCTGCTTTTTCACTGTTAGAAGGGCAGTGACAACTGAAACAAGGGAAAGGTTTATTTGAGTTTGGAGATTTCTCAATTCATATCTGAGCTTAAAATCATGATTTATAAAGGACTTGACTATGAGAAAAGAACTATCTGAAATGACATTTGAAGAATTGTGGAATCTGTTCCCCATATTTCTTGTTCAGCACGATGTTCGATGGAGCGAATACTTCAAGGAGATAGAAGCCATGATTGCAGATCGGAAGATAATCAGTCGCAGACATACATACTTAACAAGAATACGAAGAAGATACATTATCCGTGGTGTTCCTCGGTTGAGGATATGGCGGAGCATAATAAACAGGAGTACACCGGAGATATAAATGAAATAATCGGACAGGACTACTCTCCTTGTAAACGGTGTAACCCGTCTTAATTACTGTATCAGCTCAGATTGAAAATCAGGGCTGATTGTGGTATAATTTGTAATGTAAGTTATGTGTGGATTGCTCGCACAAATAGGAAGTGAGAGGGATATGTATGAATGTATACGGTATTATAAAAAAATATATTGATGAATATGATTTTGACGATTTATTAGCGATAGGTGCGCCTAATGATGAATATGATTTAGAAACGGAAAGGATAAGCCAGAGAATCAATATTCAAAGTTCAGTATTAGAAATTGCAGAGACAATCTCTGATGTATTTCTTCATTCAATGTGTTCAGTCGTAAAAGCCGATGTAACCAATCCTGATCATTTCCTTGAAGTTGCTAAAAAAATAAAAAATGAATTAAATACTGGTTTACCGAAGTAAACAACACAGAGAGGAGTGAACCCCATGTGTACTTGGTTCTATGCTGAAAAATCTGTGCTGTCACCGATCATCACAAAGGCACAGCAGTTACCATTGACCGATACCATAATGAACACTATGGCGCGATCAGCAGCAATGTCGGGAAATATCCGTCCTACTGATATGGCAGCGGTGTTTGCTCCGAACAAGCAAGGCAATATGGCTGTGTTTCCTATGATATGGGGCTTCACTGTCGATGCATCTCCAAAACCGCTTATCAATTGCCGTATCGAAACAGCGGACCAGAAGCCCGTATGGAAAGACTCTTGGTTCAGGCGGAGATGCGTGATCCCTGCGTCGTGGTACTACGAATGGGGCATACCGCCCTCTGAGGTCGGCTACCATAACGCAAATGAACAACGGAACATCAAAAAAGAAAAGTATGCGATACAGCCCGAAGGAGCTGAGATCACATACCTTGCAGGACTGTACCGCTTTGAGGAGCATAGAGGTGTTCAGATACCCATGTTTGCCGTCATAACAAGGGAATCGGTCGAACCAGTTAGCTCAATCCATGACCGAATGCCCCTTATCCTCGGCAAAGAGAATTTGAGAGAATGGATACGCCCCGACGGTGATCCCAGCAGGATAGCGAAGAAGGCACTGACAAATATGGTCATGGAAAAAGCGGTTGACTATCCTGAGCCGAAGCCGGAGTTTATGCAGATATAGGATAAGATGAAAAAATTATTCAAAGTAATCAGGAACGGCGATTTTAATGAGGTCAAAGAGATAATAACAAAAAAGCCGGAATTGGTAAATTGCGTGGCGAAACAACCGCCCAAAAAAGGACGATGGGCAGTCGCCTTTGCAGGTAGCATTAAAAACGGGAAATTTTGAGATCGCTAAATATCTTATTGAAATGGGTGCTGATCTGAATTTTATGGAAGATGAATCATGCTGTAATGAGTGGAGAACTCCTGTTATTCATGATGCTATCACAGCGGCTGTCATGTGCAGTAGATGGAATACAAATAATAAATATATGGGTTTTAAGCTCTTCTCGACCAAAGAAAGAGCTGACGATGCTTTCGATACACTCAGTCTTATGATCAAAAACGGTGCTGATGTTAATGGTATCGATTCTCATGGCAATTCGGGAATATGGAGATTCTGTCTGCAATCAAATCAGGTCTTACCAAGTTTTAATTATGTTGACCATGTAGAAAGTGATGATCGCTTATTCACCGATGAACTACATGAAGACTTGCGAAGAATACTTACAGCACTGAAAGAAGCCGGAGCTGATCCGCATTATGCCGCACCTAATTTCGGCAAATGTCCACTTGAAT from Ruminococcus sp. HUN007 includes:
- a CDS encoding VOC family protein, which produces MIKGIHHVSLKCSKGRQYKEVLHFYSEVLGMSYRTWGDEADPDGVLFDTGNGLIEIFTNKDDEAEYGIIRHVALETDNVDSTISKVRSAGYEVFISSKDISVPFNARVAFCFGPLGEQVELIQIYK
- a CDS encoding SOS response-associated peptidase family protein; this encodes METADQKPVWKDSWFRRRCVIPASWYYEWGISPSEIGYRNANEQRNIKKEKYAIQLEGAESKAMIILITGASHTGKTLLAQKLLEKYHYPYLSIDHLKMGLIRSGQTDLTPYDDDKLTDYLWSIIKEMIKTAIENKQNLIVEGCYIPFNWKDSFDEEYLSQIKYICLVMSESYIDDHFSDIIGNENVIEKRLPNEDFTIQFVKQENEYYLKTCTQYGLDYILIDTGYFENVRAGVDRIMK
- a CDS encoding MBL fold metallo-hydrolase, with the protein product MNDWFTVEEIDTETFAISEYQHWEETHCYLICGQEKAFLIDTGSGISNIRSVALRLTTLPITVLTTHVHWDHIGGHQHFERIAVHEAEKDWITGGFPLSLKEVKEQLTRIPCKFPKDFNIDAYKVFQGEPKIILQDGYCFDLGGRTIQVIHTPGHSPGHCCFYEPKRKYLYSGDLIYKGSLDAFYPSTDPQLFRQSVKRLMDYNINRVFPGHHELDIPVSMISKIEAAFSLLEGQ
- a CDS encoding SOS response-associated peptidase family protein, with product MCTWFYAEKSVLSPIITKAQQLPLTDTIMNTMARSAAMSGNIRPTDMAAVFAPNKQGNMAVFPMIWGFTVDASPKPLINCRIETADQKPVWKDSWFRRRCVIPASWYYEWGIPPSEVGYHNANEQRNIKKEKYAIQPEGAEITYLAGLYRFEEHRGVQIPMFAVITRESVEPVSSIHDRMPLILGKENLREWIRPDGDPSRIAKKALTNMVMEKAVDYPEPKPEFMQI
- a CDS encoding ankyrin repeat domain-containing protein: MQVALKTGNFEIAKYLIEMGADLNFMEDESCCNEWRTPVIHDAITAAVMCSRWNTNNKYMGFKLFSTKERADDAFDTLSLMIKNGADVNGIDSHGNSGIWRFCLQSNQVLPSFNYVDHVESDDRLFTDELHEDLRRILTALKEAGADPHYAAPNFGKCPLEFYTEGSLSIILKEVFG